The Malus domestica chromosome 10, GDT2T_hap1 genome contains a region encoding:
- the LOC114827483 gene encoding uncharacterized protein, with product MSSSVNPSSLNLNTVEPLTGVNYRKWKQDLEIVLGVMDWDLALRTEEPPALTDDSTANQKSKYEKWHKSNRIALLIIKRSMTDVVRGGFPDEANAKDFLKSIEAKYRESPKTETGNLMNALTTMRYDGVQSL from the exons ATGTCTTCATCAG TGAATCCCAGCTCTTTGAATCTCAATACAGTTGAGCCTCTTACTGGTGTCAACTACAGAAAGTGGAAACAAGATCTCGAAATCGTTTTGGGAGTTATGGACTGGGATTTGGCACTGAGAACTGAAGAACCTCCGGCACTCACTGATGACAGCACTGCAAATCAGAAAtccaagtatgaaaaatggCACAAATCCAACAGAATTGCCCTATTGATCATCAAAAGGAGCATGACAGATGTGGTGAGAGGTGGCTTTCCTGATGAAGCAAATGCAAAAGATTTTTTGAAGTCCATTGAGGCAAAGTATAGGGAATCACCAAAAACTGAGACAGGTAATCTCATGAATGCTCTCACTACCATGAGATATGATGGGGTTCAAAGTTTGTGA